The genomic window AAAAGCCCGGAAATAAATCTTTCACCTCAAGCATAGTACCGCAGCCACCGCAATAAGGATGCTTGGTGAAAGGTGATTCAGCCTTAGGCATGCGATATATCCACGAGGTTGCGTAGTTGCCTACGCCCAGACCAAGCACACATGACCAGATAAGATTTATTATAAGCATCGACATTAGTTTTCGACTTTCGCATTCGGATTAATTACTTTATCTAAATATCGCCCCTGAAACAAAGAGATACCCATGGCCTGACCATAATCAATTGCCTGACGGGAATCGCAACGGCACAAAATTACGCGATTCGCACCGCAGCGTGCAACAGCCTCTGCAAGCTCACGGTTTGCTGGCATGTCCAACTCGCTATCTGCATCGGCATTCCACTGCAACTTTGCCAGATCAAACCCCAGTTTTTCACGATTCACATGCAAGAAACTATTGGTAGTTAGCCCATCTAGACATACACGGTAGCCCATTTTTTGTACTGCATTTTTTGCCATCAAAAATGCTTCCATATCCGAAAATACATCAGACACTTCCAACTCAAGCACAATCGAAACTTTAATGGACGGTTTAATAGCGGCATCAAAATCGGCAAATTTGTCAGAAAGCAGTGTTGCCACGTTCAGGTTTAAGCTCACGGGCATATCAAAATAACGATGTGTATTACGGCGGAGTAGCTCCAACACCTTTTCGTCCATCACCTGTGTGAGATAGCGAAATAACGGACGGTTATGAGTAAAATCCACATCCGCCATAATTAATTGGCGCAAGTGTGAAATATTAATATACAGCTCATCAAAAACGCGCCGGATTTTCTTCCCCGGTTGGGCAGCACAAATAGGCTGCTTACGGATAACCCTACTTATGTCGGCAGGACGCAAATCACGCTCCACACTGGCTAACCGCGTTGGTGTCATTGGCTTAATACGGCGGGAGGCGGCAATACCTATAGCGGATGTGGTATCATTTGCCGCCATG from Alphaproteobacteria bacterium includes these protein-coding regions:
- a CDS encoding EAL domain-containing protein, whose product is MINIVTKDAEAKLVEHCGKLRESATLWRALHFRFAQLLEHYKSDYQIKIATNLITDLLKDADGMLFLCPDCDIFVVAKSVNKSLLEKVIFQLRYLFIDDPLAYNANAQENADFCTLYDLSVDWQDYMNACKKKLSASAKNELAEALMAANDTTSAIGIAASRRIKPMTPTRLASVERDLRPADISRVIRKQPICAAQPGKKIRRVFDELYINISHLRQLIMADVDFTHNRPLFRYLTQVMDEKVLELLRRNTHRYFDMPVSLNLNVATLLSDKFADFDAAIKPSIKVSIVLELEVSDVFSDMEAFLMAKNAVQKMGYRVCLDGLTTNSFLHVNREKLGFDLAKLQWNADADSELDMPANRELAEAVARCGANRVILCRCDSRQAIDYGQAMGISLFQGRYLDKVINPNAKVEN